Proteins from a single region of Acidovorax sp. NCPPB 3576:
- a CDS encoding IS5 family transposase, producing the protein MDQYTLGLDPLPKKTRKEIFLEEMNQVVPWATLVALIAPFARGAHQALGGRPPFPIETMLRIHCLQLWWNLSDPAMEEELHERPLYRRFAGLDGAARMPDETTILRFRHLLEKHQLAPQVLAAINTGLAQQGLMLKTGTIVDATIIAAPSSTKNKEGERDPEMHQTKKGNQWHFGMKAHIGVDADSGLVHTVIGTAANVNDVTQAAGLLNGKEKHAWGDAGYQGVDKRQEMQGSKAKAKIKWHVAMRPGKRKALDPERELHKLLDKAERLKASVRAKVEHPFRVIKQQFGYAKVRYRGLEKNTARLMMLFALGNLWMARKRILALQG; encoded by the coding sequence ATGGATCAATACACCCTGGGCCTGGACCCACTGCCCAAGAAGACCCGCAAGGAGATCTTCCTCGAAGAGATGAACCAGGTTGTGCCCTGGGCAACGCTGGTGGCCCTCATTGCTCCGTTCGCCCGGGGCGCGCACCAGGCCCTGGGTGGCCGCCCTCCATTCCCCATCGAAACCATGCTGCGCATCCACTGCCTGCAGCTGTGGTGGAACCTGAGCGATCCGGCCATGGAAGAAGAACTGCACGAGCGGCCCCTGTACCGCCGCTTCGCCGGCCTCGATGGTGCAGCGCGCATGCCCGATGAGACCACCATCTTGCGTTTCCGCCATCTGTTGGAGAAGCACCAACTGGCTCCGCAGGTGCTGGCTGCCATCAACACCGGTCTGGCCCAGCAGGGCCTGATGCTCAAGACAGGCACCATCGTGGACGCCACCATCATTGCAGCGCCCAGTTCGACCAAGAACAAAGAGGGTGAGCGAGACCCCGAGATGCATCAGACCAAGAAAGGCAACCAGTGGCACTTCGGCATGAAGGCGCACATTGGCGTGGATGCCGACTCGGGACTGGTGCACACCGTCATCGGCACAGCCGCCAACGTCAACGACGTGACGCAGGCAGCAGGCCTGCTGAATGGCAAAGAAAAGCATGCCTGGGGCGATGCAGGCTACCAGGGCGTGGACAAGCGCCAGGAGATGCAAGGGAGCAAAGCCAAGGCCAAGATCAAGTGGCACGTGGCCATGCGCCCGGGCAAACGCAAGGCACTTGATCCCGAGCGGGAACTTCACAAGCTGCTGGACAAAGCCGAGCGCCTGAAGGCCAGCGTGCGAGCCAAGGTCGAACACCCGTTCCGCGTGATCAAGCAGCAGTTCGGCTACGCCAAGGTGCGCTACCGAGGTCTGGAAAAGAACACGGCGCGCCTCATGATGCTGTTTGCGCTGGGCAATCTGTGGATGGCCAGGAAGCGGATCCTGGCGCTGCAGGGATAG
- a CDS encoding HigA family addiction module antitoxin: protein MPMHNPPHPGEALREDVMPAIKMSVSALARHIGYSRGQLSTVLNGHAAISADLAHRLELAGLGSARQYLAEQAAYDLWQAEHREHPPILRLRFA, encoded by the coding sequence ATGCCCATGCACAACCCTCCCCATCCGGGAGAAGCCCTGCGCGAAGACGTGATGCCGGCCATCAAAATGAGCGTTTCGGCGCTGGCCCGGCACATCGGCTACTCGCGCGGCCAACTGTCCACGGTCCTGAACGGGCACGCGGCGATTTCCGCCGACCTGGCCCACCGCCTCGAACTCGCCGGCCTTGGCAGCGCACGCCAGTATCTGGCCGAACAGGCGGCCTACGATCTTTGGCAAGCGGAACACCGGGAGCACCCTCCCATCCTGCGCCTGCGGTTCGCCTAA
- a CDS encoding DUF5983 family protein gives MAPQDNPFLRGYQNLRVSRILCITCSDDHPPLWRPLHPSQVHLTDEQVIQSRCRVGRDFAIVLQGNTTDVERAWPALEGIVRFVTYSVVGDDFGQPVHVGDAYSLEAAREVMRRLTFETGLYSRCWEISCAHLSEAAYRHLEALADSRESRDSIIAAFRIPGSPAIGIKLIATPWTDANLHSIFGLSAHQLRQEHIVQGMPPSLADVLHLAGQADVRMLVFDADARRLDGLAVHDT, from the coding sequence ATGGCCCCCCAAGACAATCCCTTCCTGCGCGGTTACCAGAACCTGCGCGTCAGCCGCATCCTGTGCATTACTTGCAGCGATGACCATCCTCCCCTTTGGAGACCCCTTCATCCCAGCCAGGTGCATCTGACCGATGAGCAGGTCATTCAATCCCGCTGTCGTGTGGGCCGCGATTTCGCCATCGTCTTGCAAGGCAACACGACCGACGTGGAGCGGGCATGGCCCGCACTGGAAGGCATCGTGCGTTTCGTGACCTATTCGGTCGTCGGCGACGACTTCGGCCAACCCGTTCACGTGGGCGATGCCTACTCTTTGGAAGCGGCGCGCGAGGTGATGCGGCGCCTGACGTTCGAGACCGGCTTGTACAGCCGGTGCTGGGAAATCAGCTGCGCGCACCTCAGCGAGGCGGCCTACCGGCATCTCGAAGCGCTCGCGGACTCCCGCGAGTCCCGTGATTCGATCATCGCAGCATTTCGCATCCCCGGCAGCCCGGCGATCGGGATCAAACTGATCGCCACCCCATGGACCGATGCCAACCTGCATTCCATTTTCGGCCTGAGCGCGCACCAACTGCGGCAGGAACACATCGTACAAGGCATGCCCCCCTCGCTGGCGGACGTACTCCACCTTGCCGGTCAGGCCGATGTGCGCATGCTGGTCTTCGACGCCGATGCGCGCCGCCTCGATGGCCTCGCCGTCCACGACACCTGA